A single genomic interval of Orcinus orca chromosome 19, mOrcOrc1.1, whole genome shotgun sequence harbors:
- the MINK1 gene encoding misshapen-like kinase 1 isoform X10, whose translation MGDPAPARSLDDIDLSALRDPAGIFELVEVVGNGTYGQVYKGRHVKTGQLAAIKVMDVTEDEEEEIKQEINMLKKYSHHRNIATYYGAFIKKSPPGNDDQLWLVMEFCGAGSVTDLVKNTKGNALKEDCIAYICREILRGLAHLHAHKVIHRDIKGQNVLLTENAEVKLVDFGVSAQLDRTVGRRNTFIGTPYWMAPEVIACDENPDATYDYRSDIWSLGITAIEMAEGAPPLCDMHPMRALFLIPRNPPPRLKSKKWSKKFIDFIDTCLIKTYLSRPPTEQLLKFPFIRDQPTERQVRIQLKDHIDRSRKKRGEKEETEYEYSGSEEEDDSHGEEGEPSSIMNVPGESTLRREFLRLQQENKSNSEALKQQQQLQQQQQRDPEAHIKHLLHQRQRRIEEQKEERRRVEEQQRREREQRKLQEKEQQRRREDMQALRREEERRQAEREQEYKRKQLEEQRQSERLQRQLQQEHAYLKSLQQQQQQILPGDRKPLYHYGRGINPADKPAWAREVEERTRMNKQQNSPLAKTKPGSTGPEPPVPQASPGPPGPLSQTPPMQRPVEPQEGPHKSLQDQPTRNLAAFPASHDPDPAVPAPTATPSARGGVVRQNSDPTSEGPGPSPNPPAWVRPDNEAPPKVPQRTSSIATALNTSGAGGSRPAQAVRARPRSNSAWQIYLQRRAERGNPKPPGPPAQPPGPPNACSNPDLRRSDPGWERSDSVLPASHGHLPQAGSLERNRVGASKLDSSPVLSPGSKAKPDDHRSRPGRPADFVLLKERTLDEAPRPPKKAMDYSSSSEEVESSEDDEEESNGEPSEGSRDTPGGRSDGDTDSVSTMVVHDVEEIAGTQTPYGGGTMVVQRTPEEERSLLHADSNGYTNLPDVVQPSHSPTESSKGQSPPLKDGGSDYQSRGLVKAPGKSSFTMFVDLGIYQPGGSGDTIPITALVGGEGSRLDQLQYDVRKGSVVNVNPTNTRAHSETPEIRKYKKRFNSEILCAALWGVNLLVGTENGLMLLDRSGQGKVYGLIGRRRFQQMDVLEGLNLLITISGKRNKLRVYYLSWLRNKILHNDPEVEKKQGWTTVGDMEGCGHYRVVKYERIKFLVIALKNSVEVYAWAPKPYHKFMAFKSFADLPHRPLLVDLTVEEGQRLKVIYGSSAGFHAVDVDSGNSYDIYIPVHIQSQITPHAIIFLPNTDGMEMLLCYEDEGVYVNTYGRIIKDVVLQWGEMPTSVAYICSNQIMGWGEKAIEIRSVETGHLDGVFMHKRAQRLKFLCERNDKVFFASVRSGGSSQVYFMTLNRNCIMNW comes from the exons gaCCCTGCTGGAATCTTTGAGCTGGTGGAGGTGGTCGGCAATGGAACCTACGGGCAGGTGTACAAG GGTCGGCATGTCAAGACCGGGCAGCTGGCTGCCATCAAGGTCATGGATGTCACGGAG GATGAGGAGGAAGAGATCAAGCAGGAGATCAACATGTTGAAAAAATACTCTCACCACCGCAACATCGCCACCTACTACGGGGCCTTCATCAAGAAGAGCCCCCCTGGGAACGACGACCAGCTCTGG CTGGTGATGGAGTTCTGTGGTGCTGGTTCTGTGACAGACCTGGTGAAGAACACGAAAGGGAACGCCCTGAAGGAGGACTGTATCGCCTACATCTGCAGGGAGATTCTCCGG ggtCTGGCCCATCTCCACGCCCACAAGGTGATCCACCGAGACATCAAGGGGCAGAATGTGCTACTGACAGAGAATGCCGAGGTCAAGCTAG TGGATTTCGGGGTGAGCGCGCAGCTGGACCGCACCGTGGGCAGGCGGAACACTTTCATCGGGACCCCCTACTGGATGGCCCCCGAGGTCATCGCTTGCGATGAGAACCCTGATGCCACCTACGATTACAGG AGTGACATTTGGTCTTTAGGAATCACAGCCATCGAGATGGCAGAGGGAGCCCCCC CTCTGTGTGACATGCACCCCATGCGAGCCCTCTTCCTCATCCCCCGGAACCCGCCACCCAGGCTCAAGTCCAAGAAATG GTCTAAGAAGTTCATCGACTTCATTGACACGTGTCTCATCAAGACTTACCTGAGCCGCCCACCGACGGAGCAGCTGCTCAAGTTCCCGTTCATCCGCGACCAGCCCACCGAGCGGCAGGTCCGCATCCAGCTCAAGGACCACATCGACCGATCCCGGAAGAAACGAGGCGAGAAAG AGGAGACAGAATATGAGTACAGTGGCAGCGAAGAGGAAGACGACAGCCatggagaggaaggagagccAAG CTCCATCATGAATGTGCCGGGGGAGTCGACCCTCCGCCGGGAATTCCTCCGGCTCCAGCAGGAGAACAAGAGCAACTCTGAGGCtttaaagcagcagcagcagctgcagcagcagcaacagcgaGACCCAGAGGCGCACATCAAGCACCTGCTGCACCAGCGGCAGCGACGCATAGAGGAGCAGAAGGAAGAGCGGCGGCGGGttgaggag CAACAGCGGCGGGAGCGAGAGCAGCGGAAGCTGCAGGAGAAGGAGCAGCAGCGGCGGCGCGAGGACATGCAGGCCCTGCGGCGGGAGGAGGAGAGGCGGCAGGCTGAGCGGGAGCAG GAATACAAGAGGAAGCAGCTGGAGGAGCAGCGGCAGTCGGAGCGCCTGCAGAGGCAGCTGCAGCAGGAGCACGCCTACCTCAAGTCcctgcagcagcaacagcagcagatcCTGCCCGGGGACAGGAAGCCCCTGTATCATTACGGTCGGGGCATTAACCCTGCTGACAAACCGGCCTGGGCCCGAGAG GTAGAAGAGAGAACGAGGATGAACAAGCAGCAGAACTCTCCCTTGGCCAAGACCAAGCCAGGCAGCACAGGGCCTGAGCCCCCCgtcccccaggcctcccctgggCCCCCAGGACCCCTTTCCCAAACTCCTCCTATGCAGAGGCCGGTGGAGCCCCAGGAGGGACCACACAAG TCCCTGCAGGACCAGCCCACCCGAAACCTGGCTGCCTTCCCAGCCTCACACGACCCCGACCCCGCCGTGCCCGCACCCACTGCCACGCCTAGTGCCCGAGGAGGCGTCGTCCGCCAGAACTCAGACCCCACTTCCGAAGGGCCTGGCCCCAGCCCGAACCCCCCAGCCTGGGTCCGGCCTGATAATGAGGCCCCTCCCAAG gTGCCTCAGAGGACCTCATCTATCGCCACTGCCCTTAACACCAGTGGGGCTGGAGGGTCCCGGCCAGCCCAGGCTGTCCGTGCCAG ACCTCGCAGCAACTCCGCCTGGCAAATCTATCTGCAAAGGCGGGCAGAGCGGGGCAACCCCAAGCCTCCAGGGCCCCCTGCTCAGCCCCCTGGCCCGCCCAACGCTTGTAG TAATCCTGACCTCAGGAGGAGCGACCCTGGCTGGGAGCGCTCGGACAGCGTCCTCCCCGCCTCTCACGGGCACCTCCCCCAGGCTGGCTCACTGGAGCGGAACCGGGTGGGAG CCTCCAAACTGGACAGCTCCCCCGTGCTCTCCCCTGGGAGCAAAGCCAAGCCCGATGACCACCGCTCGCGGCCAGGCCGGCCCGCA GATTTTGTGTTGCTGAAAGAGCGGACCCTGGACGAGGCCCCCCGGCCTCCCAAGAAGGCCATGGACTACTCGTCGTCCAGCGAGGAGGTGGAGAGCAGCGAGGACGACGAGGAGGAGAGCAACGGCGAACCGTCGGAGGGGAGCAGAGATACCCCTGGGGGCCG CAGCGATGGAGACACAGACAGTGTCAGCACAATGGTGGTCCATGACGTGGAGGAGATAGCCGGGACCCAGACCCCCTATGGGGGTGGCACCATGGTGGTCCAGCGC aCCCCTGAAGAGGAGCGAAGCCTGCTGCATGCTGATAGCAACGGTTACACGAACCTGCCAGATGTGGTCCAGCCCAGCCACTCGCCCACCGAGAGCAGCAAAGGTCAAAGCCCCCCCTTGAAGGATGGAGGCAGTGAT TACCAGTCTCGTGGGCTGGTAAAGGCCCCTGGCAAGAGCTCGTTCACGATGTTTGTGGACCTGGGGATCTACCAGCCTGGAGGCAGTGGGGACACCATCCCCATCACAG CCCTGGTGGGTGGAGAGGGCAGTCGGCTCGATCAGCTGCAGTATGACGTGAGGAAAGGCTCTGTGGTCAACGTGAACCCCACCAACACCCGGGCCCACAGCGAAACCCCCGAGATTCGGAAGTACAAGAAGCGGTTCAATTCCGAGATCCTCTGTGCGGCCCTTTGGG GGGTCAACCTGCTGGTGGGCACGGAGAACGGGCTGATGTTGCTAGACCGAAGTGGGCAGGGCAAGGTGTATGGACTCATCGGGCGGCGACGCTTCCAGCAAATGGATGTGCTGGAGGGACTCAACTTGCTCATCACCATCTCAG ggaaaaggaacaaactgCGGGTATATTATTTGTCCTGGCTCCGGAACAAGATCCTGCACAATGACCCAGAAGTGGAGAAGAAGCAGGGCTGGACCACTGTGGGGGACATGGAGGGCTGCGGGCACTACCGTGTTG TGAAATATGAACGCATCAAATTCCTGGTCATCGCCCTGAAGAACTCTGTGGAGGTGTATGCTTGGGCCCCCAAACCTTACCACAAATTCATGGCTTTCAAG TCCTTTGCTGACCTCCCACACCGCCCTTTGCTGGTGGACCTGACGGTAGAGGAGGGACAGAGGCTCAAGGTCATCTATGGCTCCAGCGCCGGCTTCCATGCTGTGGATGTCGACTCGGGGAACAGCTATGACATCTACATCCCTGTGCAC ATCCAGAGCCAGATCACGCCCCACGCCATCATCTTTCTCCCCAACACGGATGGCATGGAGATGCTGCTGTGCTACGAGGATGAGGGCGTCTATGTCAACACGTATGGGCGGATCATTAAGGACGTGGTGCTGCAGTGGGGAGAGATGCCCACCTCTGTGG CCTATATCTGCTCCAACCAGATCATGGGCTGGGGTGAGAAAGCCATTGAGATCCGCTCCGTGGAGACGGGCCACCTAGACGGGGTCTTCATGCACAAACGAGCCCAGAGGCTCAAGTTCCTGTGTGAGCGGAATGACAAG GTGTTTTTTGCCTCAGTCCGCTCCGGGGGCAGCAGCCAAGTTTACTTCATGACCCTGAACCGTAACTGCATCATGAACTGGTGA
- the MINK1 gene encoding misshapen-like kinase 1 isoform X8, whose translation MGDPAPARSLDDIDLSALRDPAGIFELVEVVGNGTYGQVYKGRHVKTGQLAAIKVMDVTEDEEEEIKQEINMLKKYSHHRNIATYYGAFIKKSPPGNDDQLWLVMEFCGAGSVTDLVKNTKGNALKEDCIAYICREILRGLAHLHAHKVIHRDIKGQNVLLTENAEVKLVDFGVSAQLDRTVGRRNTFIGTPYWMAPEVIACDENPDATYDYRSDIWSLGITAIEMAEGAPPLCDMHPMRALFLIPRNPPPRLKSKKWSKKFIDFIDTCLIKTYLSRPPTEQLLKFPFIRDQPTERQVRIQLKDHIDRSRKKRGEKEETEYEYSGSEEEDDSHGEEGEPSSIMNVPGESTLRREFLRLQQENKSNSEALKQQQQLQQQQQRDPEAHIKHLLHQRQRRIEEQKEERRRVEEQQRREREQRKLQEKEQQRRREDMQALRREEERRQAEREQEYKRKQLEEQRQSERLQRQLQQEHAYLKSLQQQQQQILPGDRKPLYHYGRGINPADKPAWAREVEERTRMNKQQNSPLAKTKPGSTGPEPPVPQASPGPPGPLSQTPPMQRPVEPQEGPHKSLVAHRVPLKPYAAPVPRSQSLQDQPTRNLAAFPASHDPDPAVPAPTATPSARGGVVRQNSDPTSEGPGPSPNPPAWVRPDNEAPPKVPQRTSSIATALNTSGAGGSRPAQAVRARPRSNSAWQIYLQRRAERGNPKPPGPPAQPPGPPNACSNPDLRRSDPGWERSDSVLPASHGHLPQAGSLERNRVGASKLDSSPVLSPGSKAKPDDHRSRPGRPADFVLLKERTLDEAPRPPKKAMDYSSSSEEVESSEDDEEESNGEPSEGSRDTPGGRSDGDTDSVSTMVVHDVEEIAGTQTPYGGGTMVVQRTPEEERSLLHADSNGYTNLPDVVQPSHSPTESSKGQSPPLKDGGSDYQSRGLVKAPGKSSFTMFVDLGIYQPGGSGDTIPITALVGGEGSRLDQLQYDVRKGSVVNVNPTNTRAHSETPEIRKYKKRFNSEILCAALWGVNLLVGTENGLMLLDRSGQGKVYGLIGRRRFQQMDVLEGLNLLITISGKRNKLRVYYLSWLRNKILHNDPEVEKKQGWTTVGDMEGCGHYRVVKYERIKFLVIALKNSVEVYAWAPKPYHKFMAFKSFADLPHRPLLVDLTVEEGQRLKVIYGSSAGFHAVDVDSGNSYDIYIPVHIQSQITPHAIIFLPNTDGMEMLLCYEDEGVYVNTYGRIIKDVVLQWGEMPTSVAYICSNQIMGWGEKAIEIRSVETGHLDGVFMHKRAQRLKFLCERNDKVFFASVRSGGSSQVYFMTLNRNCIMNW comes from the exons gaCCCTGCTGGAATCTTTGAGCTGGTGGAGGTGGTCGGCAATGGAACCTACGGGCAGGTGTACAAG GGTCGGCATGTCAAGACCGGGCAGCTGGCTGCCATCAAGGTCATGGATGTCACGGAG GATGAGGAGGAAGAGATCAAGCAGGAGATCAACATGTTGAAAAAATACTCTCACCACCGCAACATCGCCACCTACTACGGGGCCTTCATCAAGAAGAGCCCCCCTGGGAACGACGACCAGCTCTGG CTGGTGATGGAGTTCTGTGGTGCTGGTTCTGTGACAGACCTGGTGAAGAACACGAAAGGGAACGCCCTGAAGGAGGACTGTATCGCCTACATCTGCAGGGAGATTCTCCGG ggtCTGGCCCATCTCCACGCCCACAAGGTGATCCACCGAGACATCAAGGGGCAGAATGTGCTACTGACAGAGAATGCCGAGGTCAAGCTAG TGGATTTCGGGGTGAGCGCGCAGCTGGACCGCACCGTGGGCAGGCGGAACACTTTCATCGGGACCCCCTACTGGATGGCCCCCGAGGTCATCGCTTGCGATGAGAACCCTGATGCCACCTACGATTACAGG AGTGACATTTGGTCTTTAGGAATCACAGCCATCGAGATGGCAGAGGGAGCCCCCC CTCTGTGTGACATGCACCCCATGCGAGCCCTCTTCCTCATCCCCCGGAACCCGCCACCCAGGCTCAAGTCCAAGAAATG GTCTAAGAAGTTCATCGACTTCATTGACACGTGTCTCATCAAGACTTACCTGAGCCGCCCACCGACGGAGCAGCTGCTCAAGTTCCCGTTCATCCGCGACCAGCCCACCGAGCGGCAGGTCCGCATCCAGCTCAAGGACCACATCGACCGATCCCGGAAGAAACGAGGCGAGAAAG AGGAGACAGAATATGAGTACAGTGGCAGCGAAGAGGAAGACGACAGCCatggagaggaaggagagccAAG CTCCATCATGAATGTGCCGGGGGAGTCGACCCTCCGCCGGGAATTCCTCCGGCTCCAGCAGGAGAACAAGAGCAACTCTGAGGCtttaaagcagcagcagcagctgcagcagcagcaacagcgaGACCCAGAGGCGCACATCAAGCACCTGCTGCACCAGCGGCAGCGACGCATAGAGGAGCAGAAGGAAGAGCGGCGGCGGGttgaggag CAACAGCGGCGGGAGCGAGAGCAGCGGAAGCTGCAGGAGAAGGAGCAGCAGCGGCGGCGCGAGGACATGCAGGCCCTGCGGCGGGAGGAGGAGAGGCGGCAGGCTGAGCGGGAGCAG GAATACAAGAGGAAGCAGCTGGAGGAGCAGCGGCAGTCGGAGCGCCTGCAGAGGCAGCTGCAGCAGGAGCACGCCTACCTCAAGTCcctgcagcagcaacagcagcagatcCTGCCCGGGGACAGGAAGCCCCTGTATCATTACGGTCGGGGCATTAACCCTGCTGACAAACCGGCCTGGGCCCGAGAG GTAGAAGAGAGAACGAGGATGAACAAGCAGCAGAACTCTCCCTTGGCCAAGACCAAGCCAGGCAGCACAGGGCCTGAGCCCCCCgtcccccaggcctcccctgggCCCCCAGGACCCCTTTCCCAAACTCCTCCTATGCAGAGGCCGGTGGAGCCCCAGGAGGGACCACACAAG AGCCTGGTGGCACACCGGGTCCCACTGAAGCCATATGCAGCGCCTGTACCCCGATCCCAGTCCCTGCAGGACCAGCCCACCCGAAACCTGGCTGCCTTCCCAGCCTCACACGACCCCGACCCCGCCGTGCCCGCACCCACTGCCACGCCTAGTGCCCGAGGAGGCGTCGTCCGCCAGAACTCAGACCCCACTTCCGAAGGGCCTGGCCCCAGCCCGAACCCCCCAGCCTGGGTCCGGCCTGATAATGAGGCCCCTCCCAAG gTGCCTCAGAGGACCTCATCTATCGCCACTGCCCTTAACACCAGTGGGGCTGGAGGGTCCCGGCCAGCCCAGGCTGTCCGTGCCAG ACCTCGCAGCAACTCCGCCTGGCAAATCTATCTGCAAAGGCGGGCAGAGCGGGGCAACCCCAAGCCTCCAGGGCCCCCTGCTCAGCCCCCTGGCCCGCCCAACGCTTGTAG TAATCCTGACCTCAGGAGGAGCGACCCTGGCTGGGAGCGCTCGGACAGCGTCCTCCCCGCCTCTCACGGGCACCTCCCCCAGGCTGGCTCACTGGAGCGGAACCGGGTGGGAG CCTCCAAACTGGACAGCTCCCCCGTGCTCTCCCCTGGGAGCAAAGCCAAGCCCGATGACCACCGCTCGCGGCCAGGCCGGCCCGCA GATTTTGTGTTGCTGAAAGAGCGGACCCTGGACGAGGCCCCCCGGCCTCCCAAGAAGGCCATGGACTACTCGTCGTCCAGCGAGGAGGTGGAGAGCAGCGAGGACGACGAGGAGGAGAGCAACGGCGAACCGTCGGAGGGGAGCAGAGATACCCCTGGGGGCCG CAGCGATGGAGACACAGACAGTGTCAGCACAATGGTGGTCCATGACGTGGAGGAGATAGCCGGGACCCAGACCCCCTATGGGGGTGGCACCATGGTGGTCCAGCGC aCCCCTGAAGAGGAGCGAAGCCTGCTGCATGCTGATAGCAACGGTTACACGAACCTGCCAGATGTGGTCCAGCCCAGCCACTCGCCCACCGAGAGCAGCAAAGGTCAAAGCCCCCCCTTGAAGGATGGAGGCAGTGAT TACCAGTCTCGTGGGCTGGTAAAGGCCCCTGGCAAGAGCTCGTTCACGATGTTTGTGGACCTGGGGATCTACCAGCCTGGAGGCAGTGGGGACACCATCCCCATCACAG CCCTGGTGGGTGGAGAGGGCAGTCGGCTCGATCAGCTGCAGTATGACGTGAGGAAAGGCTCTGTGGTCAACGTGAACCCCACCAACACCCGGGCCCACAGCGAAACCCCCGAGATTCGGAAGTACAAGAAGCGGTTCAATTCCGAGATCCTCTGTGCGGCCCTTTGGG GGGTCAACCTGCTGGTGGGCACGGAGAACGGGCTGATGTTGCTAGACCGAAGTGGGCAGGGCAAGGTGTATGGACTCATCGGGCGGCGACGCTTCCAGCAAATGGATGTGCTGGAGGGACTCAACTTGCTCATCACCATCTCAG ggaaaaggaacaaactgCGGGTATATTATTTGTCCTGGCTCCGGAACAAGATCCTGCACAATGACCCAGAAGTGGAGAAGAAGCAGGGCTGGACCACTGTGGGGGACATGGAGGGCTGCGGGCACTACCGTGTTG TGAAATATGAACGCATCAAATTCCTGGTCATCGCCCTGAAGAACTCTGTGGAGGTGTATGCTTGGGCCCCCAAACCTTACCACAAATTCATGGCTTTCAAG TCCTTTGCTGACCTCCCACACCGCCCTTTGCTGGTGGACCTGACGGTAGAGGAGGGACAGAGGCTCAAGGTCATCTATGGCTCCAGCGCCGGCTTCCATGCTGTGGATGTCGACTCGGGGAACAGCTATGACATCTACATCCCTGTGCAC ATCCAGAGCCAGATCACGCCCCACGCCATCATCTTTCTCCCCAACACGGATGGCATGGAGATGCTGCTGTGCTACGAGGATGAGGGCGTCTATGTCAACACGTATGGGCGGATCATTAAGGACGTGGTGCTGCAGTGGGGAGAGATGCCCACCTCTGTGG CCTATATCTGCTCCAACCAGATCATGGGCTGGGGTGAGAAAGCCATTGAGATCCGCTCCGTGGAGACGGGCCACCTAGACGGGGTCTTCATGCACAAACGAGCCCAGAGGCTCAAGTTCCTGTGTGAGCGGAATGACAAG GTGTTTTTTGCCTCAGTCCGCTCCGGGGGCAGCAGCCAAGTTTACTTCATGACCCTGAACCGTAACTGCATCATGAACTGGTGA